A window of Castanea sativa cultivar Marrone di Chiusa Pesio chromosome 1, ASM4071231v1 contains these coding sequences:
- the LOC142611285 gene encoding uncharacterized protein LOC142611285, which translates to MNSLYSPTSFLLPSHRRQFTPCLQVQPQNLYVHRLLPLSLSSALKSNCPLRAHKSSIGATIPPNEGAISVINFEDFVEKDWSFLDSDNLISREELNKNIDRIIFAGEIEETSKVLVSIGSEGFLDQLVDSSKCQLLLVVHDSLFLLAGIKEKYDKVKCWQGELIHVPEKWRPLDVVFLYFLPALSFNLDQVFGALAKLCLPGARVVISHPQGRDVLKQQQQQNPDVIISDLPEKMTLQKVAVDHSFDVAEFVDEPGFYLAVLKFSDVRCGIFTIIF; encoded by the exons ATGAATTCTCTCTATTCACCTACTTCTTTCCTCCTTCCATCACATAGACGGCAGTTCACACCATGTCTTCAAGTACAACCACAAAATTTATATGTTCACCGCCTCTTGccactttctctctcctctgcACTAAAATCAAACTGTCCTTTACGTGCTCATAAATCATCCATTGGTGCTACAATTCCCCCAAATGAGGGAGCAATATCTGTAATTAACTTCGAAGACTTTGTTGAAAAAGATTGGTCATTTCTTGATTCAGATAATTTGATATCTAGAGAGGAgcttaacaaaaatattgatcGCATTATTTTTGCAGGGGAGATTGAAGAAACTTCTAAAGTGTTGGTTTCAATTGGTTCCGAAGGATTTTTAGATCAGTTGGTTGATTCGTCAAAATGCCAACTCTTGCTTGTCGTCCACGATTCACTTTTTCTGTTAGCTGgcatcaaagaaaaatatgacaaGGTTAAATGTTGGCAAGGAGAACTTATACATGTGCCAGAGAAGTGGAGGCCACTAGATGTTGTGTTCCTCTATTTTCTTCCTGCTTTGTCCTTTAATCTTGACCAGGTTTTTGGAGCTCTTGCAAAACTTTGTTTGCCAG GGGCAAGGGTGGTTATTAGCCATCCCCAAGGAAGGGACGTCTtaaagcagcagcagcaacaaaaTCCTGATGTCATAATTTCTGATTTGCCCGAGAAGATGACATTACAGAAGGTGGCAGTTGATCATTCTTTTGATGTGGCTGAATTTGTAGATGAACCTGGTTTTTATCTTGCCGTTTTGAAGTTCTCTGATGTAAGATGTGGAATTTTTACCATAATTTTCTAG